The following coding sequences lie in one Kingella potus genomic window:
- a CDS encoding NADH-quinone oxidoreductase subunit C, producing the protein MHVNDLYPLVQNILGGKASKVILALGEITVECLPENYLDIMTVLRDHADLHFESLVDLCGVDYSTYKNEPWEGKRFAVASQLVSVKNNQRIRVRVWAQDDSFPVVDSVTEIYNSADWYEREAFDLFGILFNNHPDLRRILTDYGFVGHPFRKDFPVSGYVEMRYDEAEKRVIYQPVTIEPREITPRIVREENYGGH; encoded by the coding sequence ATGCACGTTAACGATCTGTATCCGCTCGTTCAAAACATATTGGGCGGCAAGGCAAGCAAAGTGATTCTGGCCTTGGGCGAAATCACCGTCGAATGCCTGCCTGAAAACTATCTGGACATCATGACCGTGCTGCGCGACCACGCCGATCTGCATTTCGAATCGCTGGTGGATTTGTGCGGCGTGGATTACAGCACCTACAAAAACGAGCCGTGGGAAGGCAAACGCTTTGCCGTGGCCAGCCAGTTGGTGTCGGTAAAAAACAACCAGCGCATCCGCGTGCGCGTGTGGGCGCAAGACGACAGTTTCCCTGTGGTCGATTCTGTTACCGAAATCTACAACAGTGCCGACTGGTATGAGCGCGAGGCTTTCGATTTGTTCGGCATCCTGTTCAACAACCACCCCGATTTGCGCCGCATCCTCACCGACTACGGCTTTGTCGGCCATCCGTTCCGCAAAGACTTCCCCGTTTCCGGCTATGTGGAAATGCGCTACGACGAGGCCGAAAAGCGCGTGATTTACCAACCCGTAACCATCGAGCCGCGCGAAATTACCCCGCGCATCGTCCGTGAGGAGAATTACGGTGGCCACTAA
- a CDS encoding MBL fold metallo-hydrolase → MKTKKRFHKTGGLALAVLLAFSASAQAAVCSNRNLDVVVLGSGGPELDDGRASVGYLVRENGRAAVLVDFGSGTSLNFERAGAKIEDLQAVLLSQFHVDHVNDFPALVKGAFFTGRSRDLPVYGPSGNHIVPSLPQYLSRLIGSKGAYSYLSGFLDGSESFRLKPVTVAADASHPKVFAAAEGGFRISAVPVTHSIIPALGWRVEKDGCAMVFSSGTSNMGRTLDKITAGADLFVAHNAIPEGSTDRIALKLHMMPSEIGRIAAAANAKSVVLSHFMNRTENVMKETAAAIGSRYKGKLAFARDCDIYAVHSGEKTGSCAR, encoded by the coding sequence ATGAAAACAAAAAAACGTTTCCATAAAACAGGCGGACTCGCGCTGGCAGTGCTGCTGGCTTTTTCCGCAAGCGCACAGGCGGCGGTTTGCAGCAACCGCAACCTCGACGTGGTGGTGCTCGGCTCGGGCGGGCCGGAGCTGGACGACGGCCGCGCTTCGGTGGGCTATCTGGTGCGCGAAAACGGCCGCGCCGCCGTGCTGGTGGATTTCGGTTCGGGCACATCGCTGAACTTCGAGCGTGCGGGCGCGAAAATAGAAGACTTGCAGGCCGTGCTGCTCAGCCAGTTCCACGTTGACCATGTGAACGACTTCCCCGCATTGGTCAAAGGCGCGTTTTTCACCGGGCGCAGCCGCGATTTGCCCGTTTACGGCCCGTCCGGCAACCACATTGTGCCGTCCCTGCCGCAGTATCTGTCGCGGCTGATCGGCAGCAAAGGCGCGTACTCTTATCTGTCGGGCTTTTTGGACGGCAGCGAATCGTTCCGCCTCAAACCCGTTACCGTGGCGGCCGACGCATCGCATCCGAAAGTATTTGCCGCAGCCGAGGGCGGTTTCCGCATCAGCGCCGTGCCGGTAACGCACAGCATCATTCCCGCGCTGGGCTGGCGGGTGGAAAAAGACGGCTGCGCGATGGTGTTTTCCAGCGGTACGAGCAATATGGGGCGCACTTTGGACAAAATCACCGCCGGTGCCGACCTGTTTGTGGCGCACAACGCGATACCCGAAGGCAGCACCGACCGCATCGCCCTGAAACTGCACATGATGCCGTCTGAAATCGGCCGCATCGCCGCCGCCGCCAACGCAAAAAGCGTGGTGCTGTCGCACTTTATGAACCGCACCGAAAACGTGATGAAAGAAACCGCCGCCGCCATCGGCAGCCGCTACAAAGGCAAGCTGGCGTTTGCGCGGGACTGCGATATTTACGCCGTACACAGCGGCGAAAAAACCGGAAGCTGCGCCCGCTGA
- a CDS encoding NuoB/complex I 20 kDa subunit family protein: MGIEGVLNKGFITTSADTVLNYMRTGSLWPVTFGLACCAVEMMHAGMARYDLDRFGIIFRPSPRQSDLMIVAGTLCNKMAPALRRVYDQMAEPRWVLSMGSCANGGGYYHYSYSVVRGCDRIVPVDVYVPGCPPTAEALIYGLIQLQGKIKRTYTIARN, from the coding sequence ATGGGAATAGAAGGCGTATTGAACAAAGGGTTTATTACCACCAGCGCGGATACCGTGCTCAACTATATGCGTACCGGCTCGCTGTGGCCGGTAACGTTCGGCCTGGCCTGCTGCGCGGTGGAAATGATGCATGCCGGTATGGCGCGTTACGACCTCGACCGCTTCGGCATTATCTTCCGCCCCTCGCCACGCCAGTCCGACCTGATGATTGTGGCCGGTACGCTGTGCAACAAAATGGCGCCCGCGCTGCGCCGCGTGTATGACCAGATGGCCGAACCGCGCTGGGTGTTGTCTATGGGTTCGTGCGCCAACGGCGGCGGTTACTACCACTATTCTTATTCCGTGGTGCGCGGCTGCGACCGCATCGTGCCGGTGGATGTGTATGTCCCCGGCTGCCCGCCGACTGCCGAAGCACTGATTTACGGCCTGATCCAGCTTCAAGGCAAAATCAAACGCACCTACACCATCGCCCGCAACTAG
- the def gene encoding peptide deformylase, which translates to MALLNILQYPDERLHTVAKPVEKIDSRIKTLIADMFETMYEARGIGLAATQVNVHERVVVMDLSEERNEPRVFVNPVITHKNGETTYEEGCLSVPGIYDTVTRAETVTVEALDENGEKFTLEADGLLAICVQHELDHLMGIVFVEHLSRLKQGRIRTKLQKRQRQNM; encoded by the coding sequence ATGGCATTATTAAACATTCTCCAATATCCGGACGAGCGGCTGCACACCGTCGCCAAACCCGTTGAAAAAATCGACTCCCGCATCAAAACCCTGATTGCCGATATGTTTGAAACCATGTACGAAGCACGCGGTATCGGCTTGGCCGCCACGCAGGTAAACGTGCACGAACGCGTCGTTGTGATGGATTTGAGTGAGGAGCGCAACGAACCGCGCGTGTTCGTCAACCCCGTCATTACCCATAAAAACGGCGAAACCACCTATGAAGAAGGCTGCCTCTCCGTACCCGGCATTTACGATACCGTAACCCGCGCCGAAACCGTAACCGTCGAAGCCCTCGACGAAAACGGCGAAAAATTCACTTTGGAAGCCGACGGCCTGTTAGCCATCTGCGTGCAGCACGAGCTGGATCATCTGATGGGCATCGTATTCGTCGAACACCTCTCGCGGCTCAAACAAGGGCGCATCCGCACCAAGCTGCAAAAACGCCAACGGCAGAATATGTAG
- the nuoE gene encoding NADH-quinone oxidoreductase subunit NuoE has protein sequence MLSPESLQQIDRELAKYPADQRRSAIMAALRIAQTEKGWLAPETIEFVADYVGIAPAAAYEVATFYNMYDLAPVGKYKLTVCTNLPCALRGGVDAGEYLKKKLGIGYGETTSDGLYTLVEGECMGACGDAPVMLVNNHKMCSFMDAEAIEAKLAELR, from the coding sequence ATGTTAAGCCCGGAATCCCTGCAACAAATCGACCGCGAACTGGCCAAATATCCCGCCGACCAGCGCCGTTCCGCCATCATGGCCGCATTGCGCATCGCCCAAACCGAAAAAGGCTGGCTCGCCCCCGAAACCATCGAGTTCGTTGCCGATTATGTCGGCATCGCCCCCGCCGCCGCCTACGAAGTCGCCACCTTCTACAATATGTACGACCTCGCACCCGTCGGCAAATACAAACTCACCGTCTGCACCAACCTGCCCTGCGCCCTGCGCGGCGGTGTCGATGCCGGCGAATATTTGAAGAAGAAACTCGGCATCGGCTACGGCGAAACCACTTCAGACGGCCTCTACACCTTGGTAGAAGGCGAGTGCATGGGCGCATGCGGCGATGCCCCCGTAATGCTGGTCAACAACCACAAAATGTGCAGCTTTATGGATGCCGAAGCGATTGAAGCCAAACTGGCCGAACTGCGCTAA
- the nuoD gene encoding NADH dehydrogenase (quinone) subunit D: MATKLRNYTINFGPQHPAAHGVLRMILELEGETIVRADPHIGLLHRGTEKLAETRTYLQALPYMDRLDYVSMMVNEQAYCLAVERLTGTEVPIRGQYIRTMFAEVTRILNHLMGIGSHALDIGAMTAILYAFRDREELMDLYEAVSGARMHAAYFRPGGVYRDLPDFMPKYESSKFRNAKVLKELNEAREGTMLDFIDAFCQRFPGRIDTLETLLTDNRIWKQRTVGIGVVTPERALQKGFTGVMLRGSGIEWDIRKKAPYDAYANVDFDIPVGVNGDCYDRYLCRINEMRQSVRIIQQCSDWLKHNPGPVITGDHKIAPPKRTDMKLGMEDLIHHFKLFTEGMHVPEGEVYAAVEHPKGEFGIYMISDGANKPYRLKIRAPGFAHLQGMDEMARGHMLADVVAIIGTQDIVFGEVDR; this comes from the coding sequence GTGGCCACTAAACTCAGAAACTACACCATCAACTTCGGCCCCCAGCACCCCGCCGCCCACGGCGTGTTGCGTATGATTTTGGAGCTGGAAGGCGAAACCATCGTCCGTGCCGACCCGCACATCGGTCTGCTGCACCGCGGCACCGAAAAGCTGGCCGAAACCCGCACCTATCTGCAAGCCCTGCCGTATATGGACCGCTTGGACTACGTTTCCATGATGGTCAACGAGCAGGCCTACTGCCTTGCCGTTGAGCGGCTTACCGGCACCGAAGTGCCCATCCGCGGCCAATACATCCGCACCATGTTTGCCGAAGTAACCCGCATCCTCAACCACCTGATGGGCATCGGTTCGCACGCCCTCGACATCGGCGCCATGACTGCCATCCTCTATGCCTTCCGCGACCGCGAAGAGCTGATGGATCTGTACGAAGCCGTCTCCGGCGCGCGGATGCACGCCGCTTATTTCCGTCCCGGCGGCGTGTACCGCGACCTGCCCGACTTCATGCCCAAATACGAGTCCAGCAAATTCCGCAACGCCAAAGTGTTGAAAGAGCTCAACGAAGCGCGCGAAGGCACCATGCTCGACTTTATCGATGCTTTCTGCCAACGCTTCCCCGGCCGCATCGACACCCTCGAAACCCTGCTCACCGACAACCGCATCTGGAAACAGCGCACCGTCGGCATCGGCGTGGTAACGCCCGAACGCGCCCTGCAAAAAGGCTTCACCGGCGTGATGCTGCGCGGTTCCGGCATCGAATGGGACATCCGCAAAAAAGCCCCCTACGATGCCTATGCCAACGTCGATTTCGACATTCCCGTCGGCGTAAACGGCGACTGCTACGACCGCTACCTCTGCCGCATCAACGAAATGCGCCAGTCCGTGCGTATCATTCAGCAATGCTCCGACTGGCTAAAACACAACCCCGGCCCCGTCATCACAGGCGACCACAAAATCGCCCCGCCCAAACGCACCGACATGAAGCTGGGCATGGAAGACCTGATCCACCATTTCAAACTGTTTACCGAAGGGATGCACGTGCCCGAAGGCGAAGTTTACGCCGCCGTCGAACACCCTAAAGGCGAGTTCGGCATCTACATGATTTCAGACGGTGCCAACAAACCCTACCGCCTGAAAATCCGCGCCCCCGGATTTGCACACCTGCAAGGCATGGACGAAATGGCGCGCGGCCACATGCTGGCCGACGTCGTCGCCATCATCGGCACACAAGACATCGTATTCGGAGAGGTAGACCGCTAA
- a CDS encoding pyruvate kinase, with protein MNFWHMQMHPTDEIEFSQNIDWILEHKKIIGLGQWDGGKEQINQFINDIQVNDVVALKRGGKLIALVQVTGGAYKVIDDTNPDTAWIVNRRPVRVLDWVIGERTLPQPRGTLNRCVSDDVETTKVIKDWYQRVMESFQKRKLDLTV; from the coding sequence ATGAATTTCTGGCATATGCAAATGCACCCAACTGATGAAATAGAATTTTCTCAAAATATTGATTGGATTTTGGAGCATAAAAAGATTATTGGTTTGGGGCAGTGGGATGGCGGCAAAGAGCAAATTAATCAATTTATTAACGATATTCAAGTTAATGATGTTGTTGCATTGAAGCGTGGAGGGAAACTAATTGCGCTTGTTCAGGTTACAGGTGGAGCATATAAAGTAATTGATGATACAAACCCTGATACTGCTTGGATAGTTAACCGCCGTCCTGTCCGTGTTCTAGACTGGGTGATAGGGGAGCGTACTTTGCCACAGCCGCGCGGCACATTGAATCGTTGCGTAAGTGATGATGTTGAGACTACTAAGGTTATTAAAGACTGGTATCAGCGAGTTATGGAGTCATTTCAAAAACGTAAATTAGATTTGACAGTTTAA
- a CDS encoding LysM peptidoglycan-binding domain-containing protein — protein MQKRIITLLCAAGLAVSAPAFAAALKVRADAPNRYVVKQGDTLWGISGKYLHRPWQWNRLWGANRSKIRNPDRIYPGQVLVLRYVNGKPRLSVERRAGDAGIPTIKLQPRVREVSSGYGIQAVNVDFYRMFMQHPQIIDQKQTQNAPRLVSGPDDRMMYSKGDRVYAYEITEPGRYLVYRARKDITDPQTKKYLGQEVVFSGIVATLPATNSALDARSRSDAESLPANEYYTRLHPLLKVPTAAAQPMVVEEAVSEIRKGDFLLKMDESGDSFNMMPHAPSRHVDASVVSIFDGISEAGQFQTITLNKGEADGLEKGTVLSLYKRSRQIRNDLQKGKDGSRSVVKYLSIPAEEVGLAMVYRTSQNLSSAIILESTTSISVGDTASEPGHDLDNMPDDMRHETNVPQDSHDDKYNTTNVKSNINPY, from the coding sequence ATGCAAAAACGTATTATAACCCTGCTTTGTGCAGCCGGCTTGGCTGTTTCCGCCCCGGCATTTGCCGCCGCGCTGAAAGTGCGCGCCGACGCGCCGAACCGCTACGTGGTAAAACAGGGCGATACCCTGTGGGGGATTTCCGGCAAATATCTGCACCGCCCGTGGCAGTGGAACCGCCTGTGGGGTGCAAACCGCAGCAAAATCCGTAATCCCGACCGTATCTATCCGGGGCAGGTGTTGGTTTTGCGCTACGTAAACGGCAAACCGCGCCTTTCGGTCGAACGCAGAGCAGGCGATGCCGGTATTCCGACCATCAAACTGCAGCCGCGCGTGCGCGAAGTCAGCTCGGGTTACGGCATCCAAGCGGTCAATGTCGATTTTTACCGTATGTTTATGCAGCATCCGCAGATTATCGATCAAAAACAGACCCAAAACGCACCCAGGCTGGTGTCCGGTCCTGACGACCGTATGATGTATTCCAAAGGCGACCGTGTGTACGCTTATGAAATTACCGAACCCGGCCGCTATTTGGTTTACCGCGCCCGCAAAGACATTACCGATCCGCAAACCAAAAAATACCTGGGTCAGGAAGTGGTATTCAGCGGCATAGTGGCCACGCTGCCGGCGACTAACAGCGCATTGGACGCGCGCAGCCGCAGCGATGCGGAATCCCTGCCCGCCAACGAATACTACACCCGCCTGCATCCCCTGTTGAAAGTACCCACCGCAGCTGCGCAGCCGATGGTAGTGGAAGAGGCCGTATCCGAAATCCGCAAAGGCGATTTCCTGCTGAAAATGGATGAAAGCGGCGACAGCTTCAATATGATGCCCCATGCGCCCAGCCGGCACGTCGATGCCAGCGTGGTTTCGATTTTCGACGGTATCAGCGAAGCCGGCCAGTTCCAAACCATTACGCTTAACAAAGGCGAAGCCGACGGATTGGAGAAAGGCACGGTGCTGAGCCTCTACAAACGCAGCCGGCAAATCCGCAACGATTTGCAAAAAGGCAAAGACGGCAGCCGCAGCGTAGTGAAATATCTGTCGATTCCGGCCGAAGAAGTCGGATTGGCGATGGTTTACCGTACCAGCCAAAACTTGTCTTCCGCCATCATTTTGGAAAGTACAACCAGCATCAGCGTGGGTGATACCGCATCCGAGCCTGGGCACGATTTGGACAATATGCCTGATGATATGCGTCATGAAACCAATGTGCCGCAAGACTCGCACGACGACAAATACAACACTACCAATGTCAAAAGCAATATCAATCCGTATTGA
- the ndhC gene encoding NADH-quinone oxidoreductase subunit A has protein sequence MLANYFPVLIFMLVGLAAGVLFIALGLLLGPNRHYAEKDAPFECGFEAFENARMKFDVRYYLVAILFILFDLEVAFVIPWAVVFKELGTPALWPMLVFIVILGIGFVYEWKKGALEWE, from the coding sequence ATGCTTGCCAACTACTTTCCTGTTTTGATTTTCATGCTCGTCGGCCTTGCTGCCGGCGTGCTGTTTATCGCGCTCGGGCTGCTGCTCGGGCCTAACCGCCACTATGCCGAGAAAGACGCGCCCTTTGAGTGCGGCTTTGAGGCGTTTGAAAACGCACGTATGAAATTCGACGTGCGTTACTACTTGGTGGCAATACTTTTTATTCTGTTTGACTTGGAAGTTGCCTTTGTTATCCCGTGGGCCGTTGTGTTCAAGGAGCTTGGTACGCCGGCGTTGTGGCCGATGCTGGTGTTTATCGTTATTTTGGGCATCGGTTTCGTTTACGAATGGAAAAAAGGGGCTTTGGAATGGGAATAG
- the fmt gene encoding methionyl-tRNA formyltransferase, with protein sequence MKVIFAGTPDFAAAALKAVAAAGFEIPLVLTQPDRPKGRGMQLQASPVKQAAEELGLRIAQPEKLRGNTDALAMLENAGADVMVVAAYGLILPQEVLDAPRYGCLNIHASLLPRWRGAAPIQRAIEAGDAETGVCIMQMDAGLDTGAVVSRHRYAIRAADTANEVHDALMNIGAAAVVADLQQLEREGRLNAVSQPENGVTYAQKLSKEEARIDWSEPASMIGRKIRAFNPVPAAWTQYQGKPLKIWLADTVPQSGRAGEVLSCTSDGLIVACGEGALNIKELQPAGSKRMDIAAFAAGRTIEAGTLLD encoded by the coding sequence ATGAAAGTGATTTTTGCCGGAACGCCTGATTTTGCCGCCGCCGCGCTGAAAGCCGTGGCCGCTGCAGGATTTGAAATCCCGCTGGTACTCACCCAGCCCGACCGTCCCAAAGGACGCGGAATGCAGCTCCAAGCCTCTCCTGTAAAACAAGCCGCAGAGGAATTGGGTTTGCGCATCGCCCAGCCCGAAAAACTGCGCGGCAACACCGACGCGCTTGCCATGCTCGAAAACGCAGGGGCGGACGTAATGGTGGTGGCCGCCTACGGCCTGATACTGCCGCAGGAAGTATTGGACGCGCCGCGCTACGGCTGCCTCAACATCCACGCTTCGCTGCTGCCGCGCTGGCGCGGTGCCGCCCCCATCCAACGCGCCATCGAAGCGGGCGATGCCGAAACAGGCGTGTGCATCATGCAGATGGACGCGGGTTTGGACACCGGTGCGGTGGTCAGCAGACACCGCTACGCCATCCGCGCCGCCGACACCGCCAACGAAGTACACGACGCTTTAATGAATATCGGCGCGGCCGCCGTTGTCGCCGATTTACAACAACTCGAGCGCGAAGGCCGTCTGAACGCCGTCTCCCAGCCAGAAAACGGCGTTACCTACGCACAAAAATTAAGCAAAGAAGAAGCACGTATCGACTGGAGCGAACCGGCCTCCATGATTGGGCGCAAAATCCGCGCCTTCAACCCCGTACCCGCCGCATGGACGCAATATCAAGGCAAGCCGCTGAAAATCTGGCTTGCCGACACCGTGCCGCAAAGCGGCCGCGCAGGCGAAGTATTGTCATGCACTTCAGACGGCCTCATCGTTGCCTGCGGCGAAGGCGCGTTAAACATCAAAGAATTGCAGCCGGCCGGCAGCAAGCGCATGGATATTGCCGCCTTTGCCGCAGGACGGACAATCGAAGCGGGAACGCTGCTGGATTAG
- the nuoF gene encoding NADH-quinone oxidoreductase subunit NuoF translates to MAIFQSGVIFENVDTRTPDCWRLEAYQARGGYQALRKILTEKLSQDDVIAEVKASGLRGRGGAGFPTGLKWSFMPRSFPGAKYVVCNTDEGEPGTFKDRDIINYNPHALIEGMIIAGYAMGAEAGYNYIHGEIFEGYQRFEEALEQARRAGFLGKNIMGTGFDFELFAAHGYGAYICGEETALLESLEGKKGQPRFKPPFPASYGLYGKPTTINNTETFASVPFIIRDGGKTFADKGIENAGGTKLFSVSGHIERPGNYEVPLGTPFAELLEMAGGMKNGKKLKAVIPGGSSAPVLPGEIMMGLTMDYDAIAKAGSMLGSGAVIVMDEDVCMVKALERLSYFYFEESCGQCTPCREGTGWLYRVVHRIAQGKGRPEDLDLLDSVGNNMAGRTICALADAAVFPVRSFTKHFRHEFEHYIEHGGPAKAHKWC, encoded by the coding sequence ATGGCGATATTCCAATCCGGCGTGATTTTCGAAAACGTCGATACCCGCACCCCCGACTGTTGGCGCTTGGAAGCCTATCAGGCGCGCGGCGGCTATCAGGCGCTGCGCAAAATCCTCACCGAAAAACTTTCGCAAGACGACGTGATTGCCGAAGTCAAAGCCTCCGGCCTGCGCGGGCGCGGCGGCGCGGGCTTTCCCACCGGCCTCAAATGGAGCTTTATGCCCCGCTCGTTCCCCGGCGCAAAATATGTTGTCTGCAACACCGACGAGGGCGAACCCGGCACATTCAAAGACCGCGACATCATCAACTACAACCCCCACGCGCTGATCGAAGGCATGATCATCGCCGGTTACGCCATGGGCGCGGAAGCCGGCTACAACTACATCCACGGCGAAATCTTCGAAGGCTACCAACGCTTTGAAGAAGCCCTCGAACAAGCCCGCCGCGCCGGATTTTTGGGCAAAAACATCATGGGTACAGGCTTCGATTTCGAACTCTTTGCCGCCCACGGCTACGGCGCATACATCTGCGGAGAAGAAACCGCCCTGCTCGAATCGCTGGAAGGCAAAAAAGGCCAGCCCCGCTTCAAACCGCCGTTCCCCGCCTCATACGGCCTCTACGGCAAGCCCACCACCATCAACAACACCGAAACCTTCGCCTCCGTGCCGTTCATCATCCGCGACGGCGGCAAAACCTTTGCCGACAAAGGCATAGAAAACGCCGGCGGCACCAAGCTGTTTTCCGTTTCCGGCCACATCGAACGCCCCGGCAACTACGAAGTGCCGCTGGGCACGCCCTTTGCCGAACTGCTCGAAATGGCAGGCGGCATGAAAAACGGCAAAAAACTCAAAGCCGTCATTCCCGGCGGATCGTCCGCCCCCGTACTGCCCGGCGAAATCATGATGGGTCTGACCATGGACTACGACGCGATTGCCAAAGCCGGCTCCATGCTCGGCTCGGGCGCGGTGATAGTGATGGACGAAGACGTGTGCATGGTCAAAGCCTTGGAGCGCCTGAGCTACTTCTATTTCGAAGAATCCTGCGGTCAATGCACCCCCTGCCGCGAAGGCACGGGCTGGCTCTACCGCGTCGTCCACCGCATCGCCCAAGGCAAAGGCCGCCCCGAAGATTTGGATCTGCTCGATTCCGTCGGCAACAATATGGCCGGACGCACCATCTGCGCCCTCGCCGATGCCGCCGTATTCCCCGTACGCAGCTTTACCAAACACTTCCGCCACGAGTTCGAACACTACATCGAACACGGCGGGCCGGCGAAAGCGCACAAGTGGTGCTGA